From a region of the Bermanella marisrubri genome:
- a CDS encoding DegT/DnrJ/EryC1/StrS family aminotransferase, whose translation MIPVTKPYLPSREKLDAYIDGIYERSWLTNNGPLLKELTKKLEEYLGVENILLVSNGTLALQVAYKTLGISNTGCTENAEAITTPFTFVATASSLQWEGVKPVFTDISADSWCLDPANIESAITEKTRAIVPVHVFGNACDVEAIDQIAEKHQLKVVYDASHAFAVNYKGNSLLNWGDAATLSLHATKLFHTIEGGAIVFKHKADLERAQQIINFGLAGPEDISGPGINAKMNEFQAAMGLCVLDEMETITNNRKQIGQSYQRELRGRVVFQKWNKHGESNHAYAPVLFESETELLAVEAKLKENNIFSRRYFYPSLDNLEHFKSEQVCANSRDIASRILCLPLFPNMTDEERSKVIKVLMK comes from the coding sequence ATGATACCTGTTACAAAACCATATTTACCTAGCCGTGAAAAACTGGATGCCTATATTGATGGTATTTATGAGCGCAGTTGGCTAACTAATAATGGCCCACTGTTAAAAGAGCTGACAAAGAAGTTGGAAGAATACTTGGGGGTAGAAAATATCCTGCTAGTATCTAATGGCACGCTGGCGTTACAGGTAGCTTATAAAACTTTGGGTATCAGCAACACCGGTTGTACTGAAAACGCAGAAGCCATTACGACACCGTTTACCTTTGTGGCAACAGCCAGCTCATTGCAATGGGAAGGAGTGAAGCCGGTATTTACCGATATCTCTGCCGATAGCTGGTGCCTCGATCCTGCTAACATTGAATCTGCCATTACTGAAAAGACCCGCGCGATTGTACCAGTGCATGTTTTTGGTAATGCTTGTGATGTTGAAGCGATAGACCAGATAGCAGAGAAACACCAGTTAAAAGTGGTTTACGATGCGTCTCATGCATTTGCTGTGAACTATAAAGGTAACAGCTTACTGAACTGGGGCGATGCCGCCACCCTGAGCTTGCATGCGACTAAGTTGTTTCACACCATTGAAGGTGGTGCGATTGTATTTAAACACAAGGCCGATCTGGAACGCGCACAGCAGATAATTAACTTTGGCCTTGCTGGACCCGAAGATATTTCCGGACCGGGTATTAATGCCAAAATGAATGAGTTTCAGGCGGCAATGGGGTTGTGTGTACTGGATGAAATGGAAACGATTACAAATAATCGGAAACAGATTGGACAATCCTATCAAAGAGAATTAAGAGGCAGAGTTGTTTTTCAAAAATGGAATAAGCATGGTGAAAGTAACCATGCTTATGCACCTGTGTTATTCGAATCTGAAACTGAGCTATTGGCAGTAGAAGCTAAATTAAAAGAAAATAATATATTCTCAAGACGTTATTTTTATCCAAGTTTAGATAACCTTGAACATTTTAAATCAGAACAGGTTTGTGCCAATTCTCGCGATATTGCCAGTCGTATACTTTGTTTGCCGTTATTTCCGAATATGACAGATGAAGAGCGTAGCAAAGTTATAAAGGTACTAATGAAATGA
- a CDS encoding ATP-grasp domain-containing protein, whose translation MSQKRILFLGASAQQIPPIKYALDQGHYVITCDYLPGNPGHQLAHEWHNVSTTDKEAVLSLARELKIDGIVAYASDPAAPTQAYVAEKMELVGNPYESVEILARKDYFREFLVKNGFNTPRSESFYELDQAKKWLDTIGTPAFIKPIDSSGSKGVTNIKHRNDLEKAFNYALSFSREKKVVVEEAIARSGYQVDSDIFMSRGEIVFWIWGDQHQDILCHPYAPIAISFPSVLSAEAQVKAKNEVEAILKKLGFMFGAFNVEFVVDEKGDVWVIEIGPRNGGNLIPQVIKYVSNVDMIAATVDESIGKSFDKSVNRELNGYWSSYIVHAREDGIFKELYLSERVKPYIVEQHIYAKAGDEVRQFSGSQDTLGMMILKYPSMETMLDMTDNMENDILVLTEER comes from the coding sequence ATGAGCCAAAAACGTATTTTATTCTTAGGTGCTTCGGCACAACAGATTCCACCAATTAAATACGCACTAGATCAGGGACATTATGTTATTACCTGCGATTACTTACCGGGAAATCCAGGTCATCAACTTGCGCACGAATGGCATAATGTTTCTACAACTGATAAAGAGGCTGTACTTTCGCTAGCTAGAGAACTAAAGATTGATGGTATCGTTGCCTATGCGTCTGATCCAGCAGCACCCACACAAGCCTACGTGGCTGAAAAAATGGAGTTGGTGGGGAATCCGTATGAATCTGTAGAAATATTGGCAAGAAAAGACTATTTTAGAGAGTTTCTTGTAAAGAATGGCTTCAATACACCACGTTCAGAATCTTTCTATGAACTGGATCAAGCAAAGAAATGGTTAGATACCATCGGTACCCCCGCTTTTATTAAACCAATTGACTCGTCTGGAAGTAAAGGTGTGACAAATATTAAGCACCGAAATGACTTAGAGAAAGCATTTAATTATGCACTTTCTTTTTCTCGTGAGAAAAAAGTAGTCGTGGAAGAAGCGATAGCTCGGAGTGGTTACCAAGTCGATAGTGATATTTTTATGAGCCGAGGCGAGATTGTATTTTGGATCTGGGGAGATCAGCATCAGGATATTTTATGTCACCCATATGCTCCTATTGCTATCAGCTTTCCTTCTGTTTTATCAGCAGAAGCTCAAGTTAAGGCAAAGAATGAAGTTGAAGCAATTCTCAAGAAACTAGGCTTTATGTTTGGTGCTTTCAATGTTGAGTTTGTCGTTGATGAAAAAGGCGATGTGTGGGTTATTGAGATTGGACCCAGAAACGGTGGCAATCTTATACCACAGGTAATAAAGTACGTTTCAAATGTTGACATGATTGCTGCAACTGTTGACGAATCCATCGGCAAGTCTTTTGACAAAAGCGTCAATAGAGAGCTAAACGGATACTGGTCAAGTTATATCGTACATGCGCGTGAGGATGGTATATTTAAAGAGCTTTATCTATCAGAAAGAGTCAAGCCATATATTGTCGAGCAGCATATCTATGCTAAGGCAGGTGATGAAGTAAGGCAATTTAGCGGCTCACAAGATACTCTAGGAATGATGATTCTCAAATATCCGTCTATGGAGACGATGTTAGATATGACCGATAATATGGAAAATGATATTTTGGTTTTAACGGAAGAAAGATGA
- a CDS encoding GNAT family N-acetyltransferase produces the protein MSYSEIESLIKAEQMRQKKSFIDTDDIDKYIFKIKSNAEFITHYTSGQCAGFIAFYCNEPTKKIAFITLVLLAPEFRGKGLASNLINYVIEHCKKNKFEKCSLEVRKDNLSAIKLYEKHGFKIKQDCDAKLLMSISF, from the coding sequence ATGAGTTATTCGGAAATAGAATCTTTAATTAAAGCTGAACAAATGCGTCAGAAAAAAAGCTTTATTGATACAGATGATATAGATAAATATATATTTAAGATAAAAAGTAATGCCGAATTTATTACCCATTATACATCAGGCCAATGTGCAGGTTTTATAGCATTTTATTGTAATGAACCAACAAAAAAAATAGCGTTTATTACTTTAGTTCTTCTGGCACCTGAGTTTAGGGGTAAAGGGCTAGCAAGTAATTTGATTAATTATGTGATTGAACACTGCAAAAAAAATAAATTTGAAAAATGTAGTTTGGAAGTACGCAAGGATAATCTTTCTGCAATTAAACTTTATGAAAAACATGGGTTTAAAATTAAACAAGACTGTGATGCTAAGCTATTAATGTCGATTAGCTTTTAA
- a CDS encoding polysaccharide pyruvyl transferase family protein, with protein sequence MNILIIGQCSLHWGRMEFGNIGNYYIIEPFMRELHRVFPNASIKTTMQMSERFCEGERVTLLPMNLYYGWTGNDLEIAQEELKLAEAYAESGCLKKETPYIQEVMQADLVIDFSGDIWGDNANFLGDDRFLVGLIKDRVAQLLGKKVVMLAGSPGPFSNKDNLPFAREVFKCFDLITNREPISIDLLKKDGFDTSKTLSLACPAFLFDRAEGADVDKLLSEEGLRNKDKPIVGFILCGWNFEVGPFDKENRDDEDFTKFAETVEYLTEELGVRVCLMSHSNGFDIPPAPFKLKHGRDYVITKQLEKILDERSISKDFFTLNGVYDTWTTKAIINEFDMLVSGRVHAAVSGLSQSVPTVIIDYGHEPKAHKLVGFAKVAQVEEYVADPCSLTDLKTKVFKCYSQREQYKESLNKRIPVVKKLARQNFEVLKSVLDQ encoded by the coding sequence ATGAATATTCTAATTATTGGCCAATGCTCCTTACACTGGGGAAGAATGGAATTCGGAAATATTGGGAATTACTATATCATTGAGCCGTTTATGAGGGAACTGCATAGGGTTTTTCCTAATGCCTCTATTAAAACAACAATGCAAATGTCAGAAAGGTTTTGTGAGGGTGAGAGAGTTACCTTATTGCCAATGAATTTATATTATGGTTGGACAGGGAATGATCTTGAGATTGCTCAAGAAGAGCTTAAGCTCGCCGAAGCCTACGCTGAATCTGGCTGTTTAAAGAAAGAAACCCCTTATATTCAAGAGGTCATGCAAGCAGATCTTGTGATTGACTTTAGTGGCGATATTTGGGGGGACAATGCGAACTTTCTTGGCGATGACCGTTTTTTGGTTGGCCTCATAAAAGATAGAGTAGCTCAATTACTAGGCAAGAAAGTTGTAATGTTAGCGGGTTCACCAGGACCTTTTTCGAACAAAGATAACCTCCCATTTGCCCGAGAAGTTTTTAAGTGTTTTGACTTAATAACAAACCGAGAACCAATAAGCATTGATTTGCTCAAAAAAGATGGTTTTGACACTTCTAAAACTTTAAGTTTAGCTTGCCCGGCGTTCTTGTTTGATCGTGCTGAAGGTGCAGATGTTGATAAATTACTCAGTGAAGAGGGGTTACGCAATAAGGATAAGCCAATTGTTGGTTTTATTCTATGTGGTTGGAACTTTGAAGTAGGTCCATTTGATAAAGAGAACAGAGATGATGAGGATTTCACCAAGTTTGCTGAGACCGTTGAATATCTTACGGAGGAGCTTGGGGTAAGGGTTTGCTTAATGTCTCATTCAAACGGATTTGATATACCGCCTGCACCCTTTAAATTAAAACATGGCCGAGATTACGTTATCACTAAGCAATTAGAAAAAATACTAGATGAGCGTTCTATTTCTAAAGATTTCTTTACTTTAAATGGTGTATACGACACATGGACAACTAAAGCTATTATCAATGAGTTTGACATGCTCGTTAGTGGCAGGGTACATGCAGCGGTATCTGGTTTATCACAATCAGTACCAACAGTTATAATTGATTATGGACACGAACCCAAAGCTCATAAGTTGGTTGGATTTGCCAAGGTCGCACAAGTTGAAGAGTATGTGGCTGATCCTTGTTCCCTTACGGATCTAAAAACCAAAGTTTTTAAATGTTACTCGCAGAGAGAGCAATATAAAGAGAGTCTAAATAAGCGTATACCGGTTGTAAAAAAACTAGCACGTCAAAACTTTGAGGTTCTGAAGAGTGTGCTTGATCAATAG